One segment of Gasterosteus aculeatus chromosome 3, fGasAcu3.hap1.1, whole genome shotgun sequence DNA contains the following:
- the LOC120816646 gene encoding acyl-CoA-binding domain-containing protein 5-B isoform X1, producing MTFGAIDVTTASTSPLLRFGMAQEEDTHSLEAKFDAAVKVIQSFPEEGPFQPSDDMMLMFDGYYKQATLGPCNVPRPNGFWDPSGKAIWEAWSSLGSMTKKEAMENYVEDIQRILETIPMSDEVSDLVKKLGNFYAESDREEDEDEENEVDRRPFTRPFANNADGLIKQFVKPTMEGYGDLWDDVQNLGEHVSSVASGEEAEGSNENSEFERKEESCDWGKSEEEENGDEEDNAYDEDKEEEEDEEEEWRPEPRLLMVDKRVRSETRGSGSSIEPSMYSFTNGTHSSLNSEVEEEELAFCMEPSVQCNPNMHFNGHLSGHIDAFPEVKHRSDSDNEEFCDSIDHLAVEEAMSTSKTHSPGSGAASVRQRDLWFESSTTLKGGEDQVLVGASYLQEGISSSQHNSSASSRGRGSESTRTTCSSHRCTSVNVARRDAWQSGHPTGSARGDVNEQIAAALLRLQRDMASVLQRLRALEELSGSQSRSSSPRQEDSLRVAQMFLRPSWWPFDFSPLTAVLTALWPPIAHWLVQLYLQRRRRKIT from the exons ATGACGTTTGGTGCAATCG ATGTGACGACTGCTTCCACTTCACCCTTGTTGCGATTCGGCATGGCGcaggaggaggacacacacagcctgGAGGCGAAATTTGATGCTGCAGTTAAAGTGATCCAGAGTTTTCCTGAAGAAG GTCCTTTTCAGCCATCTGATGACATGATGCTGATGTTCGATGGTTACTACAAGCAGGCCACTTTGGGGCCTTGCAACGTTCCGAGACCCAATGGCTTCTGGGACCCGAGTGGAAAGGCTATATG GGAAGCGTGGAGCTCTTTGGGAAGTATGACAAAGAAGGAAGCCATGGAGAATTATGTTGAGGACATCCAGCGG ATTTTGGAGACCATTCCGATGTCCGACGAAGTGTCCGATCTGGTAAAGAAGCTTGGCAACTTCTACGCAGAgtcagacagagaagaagatgaagatgaagagaatGAGGTGGACAGGAGACCCTTCACCAGGCCTTTTGCAAACAATGCAG ATGGGCTGATAAAACAATTTGTCAAGCCGACAATGGAAG GCTACGGGGATCTGTGGGACGATGTTCAAAATCTCGGAGAACATGTCAGCAGTGTTGCAAGCGGCGAGGAGGCAGAGGGAAGCAATGAAAATAGTGAatttgagagaaaagaggaaagttGTGATTGGGGGaaaagtgaggaagaggagaacgggGATGAAGAAGACAACGCATACGATGAagacaaggaggaggaagaggatgaggaagaag AGTGGAGGCCTGAGCCGAGGCTGCTGATGGTGGACAAGAGGGTGCGGTCTGAGACCAGGGGGTCCGGCAGCAGCATAGAGCCCAGCATGTACTCCTTCACCAACGGGACACACAGCTCACTCAAcagcgaggtggaggaggaggagctggcctTTTGCATGGAGCCCAGTGTCCAGTGTAACCCCAATATGCACTTTAATGGACACCTGAGTG gtCATATCGATGCTTTTCCTGAAGTAAAACATCGTTCAGACTCCGACAATGAGGAATTCTGTGACTCAATAGATCATCTGGCCGTGGAAGAG GCGATGTCCACATCAAAGACACATTCACCTGGATCAGGAGCTGCCTCGGTGAGGCAAAGGGATCTTTGGTTTGAGAGCAGCACTACCCTTAAGGGAGGAGAGGATCAAGTACTCGTGGGAGCTTCTTACCTTCAAGAAGGGATTAGTTCAAGCCAGCACAACAGCTCCGCGTCAAGTAGAGGGAGAG GTTCGGAGTCGACAAGGACCACCTGCAGCTCTCATCGGTGTACCAGTGTCAATGTCGCCCGCCGCGATGCGTGGCAGAGCGGACATCCAACCGGCTCTGCCAGAGGAGACGTCAATGAGCAAATAGCCGCAGCTCTGCTGCGGCTGCAGCGTGACATGGCGTCGGTGTTGCAGAGGCTGCGGGCGCTGGAGGAGCTTTCGGGGTCACAG tcAAGATCCTCTTCACCAAGGCAGGAGGACTCTCTACGTGTTGCACAAATG TTCCTGAGACCATCTTGGTGGCCTTTTGACTTTTCTCCACTCACTGCCGTGTTGACCGCACTCTGGCCTCCGATCGCCCATTGGCTTGTGCAGCTTTATTTACagcggaggagaag GAAAATCACCTGA
- the LOC120816646 gene encoding acyl-CoA-binding domain-containing protein 5-B isoform X2 codes for MAQEEDTHSLEAKFDAAVKVIQSFPEEGPFQPSDDMMLMFDGYYKQATLGPCNVPRPNGFWDPSGKAIWEAWSSLGSMTKKEAMENYVEDIQRILETIPMSDEVSDLVKKLGNFYAESDREEDEDEENEVDRRPFTRPFANNADGLIKQFVKPTMEGYGDLWDDVQNLGEHVSSVASGEEAEGSNENSEFERKEESCDWGKSEEEENGDEEDNAYDEDKEEEEDEEEEWRPEPRLLMVDKRVRSETRGSGSSIEPSMYSFTNGTHSSLNSEVEEEELAFCMEPSVQCNPNMHFNGHLSGHIDAFPEVKHRSDSDNEEFCDSIDHLAVEEAMSTSKTHSPGSGAASVRQRDLWFESSTTLKGGEDQVLVGASYLQEGISSSQHNSSASSRGRGSESTRTTCSSHRCTSVNVARRDAWQSGHPTGSARGDVNEQIAAALLRLQRDMASVLQRLRALEELSGSQSRSSSPRQEDSLRVAQMFLRPSWWPFDFSPLTAVLTALWPPIAHWLVQLYLQRRRRKIT; via the exons ATGGCGcaggaggaggacacacacagcctgGAGGCGAAATTTGATGCTGCAGTTAAAGTGATCCAGAGTTTTCCTGAAGAAG GTCCTTTTCAGCCATCTGATGACATGATGCTGATGTTCGATGGTTACTACAAGCAGGCCACTTTGGGGCCTTGCAACGTTCCGAGACCCAATGGCTTCTGGGACCCGAGTGGAAAGGCTATATG GGAAGCGTGGAGCTCTTTGGGAAGTATGACAAAGAAGGAAGCCATGGAGAATTATGTTGAGGACATCCAGCGG ATTTTGGAGACCATTCCGATGTCCGACGAAGTGTCCGATCTGGTAAAGAAGCTTGGCAACTTCTACGCAGAgtcagacagagaagaagatgaagatgaagagaatGAGGTGGACAGGAGACCCTTCACCAGGCCTTTTGCAAACAATGCAG ATGGGCTGATAAAACAATTTGTCAAGCCGACAATGGAAG GCTACGGGGATCTGTGGGACGATGTTCAAAATCTCGGAGAACATGTCAGCAGTGTTGCAAGCGGCGAGGAGGCAGAGGGAAGCAATGAAAATAGTGAatttgagagaaaagaggaaagttGTGATTGGGGGaaaagtgaggaagaggagaacgggGATGAAGAAGACAACGCATACGATGAagacaaggaggaggaagaggatgaggaagaag AGTGGAGGCCTGAGCCGAGGCTGCTGATGGTGGACAAGAGGGTGCGGTCTGAGACCAGGGGGTCCGGCAGCAGCATAGAGCCCAGCATGTACTCCTTCACCAACGGGACACACAGCTCACTCAAcagcgaggtggaggaggaggagctggcctTTTGCATGGAGCCCAGTGTCCAGTGTAACCCCAATATGCACTTTAATGGACACCTGAGTG gtCATATCGATGCTTTTCCTGAAGTAAAACATCGTTCAGACTCCGACAATGAGGAATTCTGTGACTCAATAGATCATCTGGCCGTGGAAGAG GCGATGTCCACATCAAAGACACATTCACCTGGATCAGGAGCTGCCTCGGTGAGGCAAAGGGATCTTTGGTTTGAGAGCAGCACTACCCTTAAGGGAGGAGAGGATCAAGTACTCGTGGGAGCTTCTTACCTTCAAGAAGGGATTAGTTCAAGCCAGCACAACAGCTCCGCGTCAAGTAGAGGGAGAG GTTCGGAGTCGACAAGGACCACCTGCAGCTCTCATCGGTGTACCAGTGTCAATGTCGCCCGCCGCGATGCGTGGCAGAGCGGACATCCAACCGGCTCTGCCAGAGGAGACGTCAATGAGCAAATAGCCGCAGCTCTGCTGCGGCTGCAGCGTGACATGGCGTCGGTGTTGCAGAGGCTGCGGGCGCTGGAGGAGCTTTCGGGGTCACAG tcAAGATCCTCTTCACCAAGGCAGGAGGACTCTCTACGTGTTGCACAAATG TTCCTGAGACCATCTTGGTGGCCTTTTGACTTTTCTCCACTCACTGCCGTGTTGACCGCACTCTGGCCTCCGATCGCCCATTGGCTTGTGCAGCTTTATTTACagcggaggagaag GAAAATCACCTGA
- the LOC120816646 gene encoding acyl-CoA-binding domain-containing protein 5-B isoform X6 → MAQEEDTHSLEAKFDAAVKVIQSFPEEGPFQPSDDMMLMFDGYYKQATLGPCNVPRPNGFWDPSGKAIWEAWSSLGSMTKKEAMENYVEDIQRILETIPMSDEVSDLVKKLGNFYAESDREEDEDEENEVDRRPFTRPFANNAEWRPEPRLLMVDKRVRSETRGSGSSIEPSMYSFTNGTHSSLNSEVEEEELAFCMEPSVQCNPNMHFNGHLSGHIDAFPEVKHRSDSDNEEFCDSIDHLAVEEAMSTSKTHSPGSGAASVRQRDLWFESSTTLKGGEDQVLVGASYLQEGISSSQHNSSASSRGRGSESTRTTCSSHRCTSVNVARRDAWQSGHPTGSARGDVNEQIAAALLRLQRDMASVLQRLRALEELSGSQSRSSSPRQEDSLRVAQMFLRPSWWPFDFSPLTAVLTALWPPIAHWLVQLYLQRRRRKIT, encoded by the exons ATGGCGcaggaggaggacacacacagcctgGAGGCGAAATTTGATGCTGCAGTTAAAGTGATCCAGAGTTTTCCTGAAGAAG GTCCTTTTCAGCCATCTGATGACATGATGCTGATGTTCGATGGTTACTACAAGCAGGCCACTTTGGGGCCTTGCAACGTTCCGAGACCCAATGGCTTCTGGGACCCGAGTGGAAAGGCTATATG GGAAGCGTGGAGCTCTTTGGGAAGTATGACAAAGAAGGAAGCCATGGAGAATTATGTTGAGGACATCCAGCGG ATTTTGGAGACCATTCCGATGTCCGACGAAGTGTCCGATCTGGTAAAGAAGCTTGGCAACTTCTACGCAGAgtcagacagagaagaagatgaagatgaagagaatGAGGTGGACAGGAGACCCTTCACCAGGCCTTTTGCAAACAATGCAG AGTGGAGGCCTGAGCCGAGGCTGCTGATGGTGGACAAGAGGGTGCGGTCTGAGACCAGGGGGTCCGGCAGCAGCATAGAGCCCAGCATGTACTCCTTCACCAACGGGACACACAGCTCACTCAAcagcgaggtggaggaggaggagctggcctTTTGCATGGAGCCCAGTGTCCAGTGTAACCCCAATATGCACTTTAATGGACACCTGAGTG gtCATATCGATGCTTTTCCTGAAGTAAAACATCGTTCAGACTCCGACAATGAGGAATTCTGTGACTCAATAGATCATCTGGCCGTGGAAGAG GCGATGTCCACATCAAAGACACATTCACCTGGATCAGGAGCTGCCTCGGTGAGGCAAAGGGATCTTTGGTTTGAGAGCAGCACTACCCTTAAGGGAGGAGAGGATCAAGTACTCGTGGGAGCTTCTTACCTTCAAGAAGGGATTAGTTCAAGCCAGCACAACAGCTCCGCGTCAAGTAGAGGGAGAG GTTCGGAGTCGACAAGGACCACCTGCAGCTCTCATCGGTGTACCAGTGTCAATGTCGCCCGCCGCGATGCGTGGCAGAGCGGACATCCAACCGGCTCTGCCAGAGGAGACGTCAATGAGCAAATAGCCGCAGCTCTGCTGCGGCTGCAGCGTGACATGGCGTCGGTGTTGCAGAGGCTGCGGGCGCTGGAGGAGCTTTCGGGGTCACAG tcAAGATCCTCTTCACCAAGGCAGGAGGACTCTCTACGTGTTGCACAAATG TTCCTGAGACCATCTTGGTGGCCTTTTGACTTTTCTCCACTCACTGCCGTGTTGACCGCACTCTGGCCTCCGATCGCCCATTGGCTTGTGCAGCTTTATTTACagcggaggagaag GAAAATCACCTGA
- the LOC120816646 gene encoding acyl-CoA-binding domain-containing protein 5-B isoform X5, giving the protein MAQEEDTHSLEAKFDAAVKVIQSFPEEGPFQPSDDMMLMFDGYYKQATLGPCNVPRPNGFWDPSGKAIWEAWSSLGSMTKKEAMENYVEDIQRILETIPMSDEVSDLVKKLGNFYAESDREEDEDEENEVDRRPFTRPFANNADGLIKQFVKPTMEEWRPEPRLLMVDKRVRSETRGSGSSIEPSMYSFTNGTHSSLNSEVEEEELAFCMEPSVQCNPNMHFNGHLSGHIDAFPEVKHRSDSDNEEFCDSIDHLAVEEAMSTSKTHSPGSGAASVRQRDLWFESSTTLKGGEDQVLVGASYLQEGISSSQHNSSASSRGRGSESTRTTCSSHRCTSVNVARRDAWQSGHPTGSARGDVNEQIAAALLRLQRDMASVLQRLRALEELSGSQSRSSSPRQEDSLRVAQMFLRPSWWPFDFSPLTAVLTALWPPIAHWLVQLYLQRRRRKIT; this is encoded by the exons ATGGCGcaggaggaggacacacacagcctgGAGGCGAAATTTGATGCTGCAGTTAAAGTGATCCAGAGTTTTCCTGAAGAAG GTCCTTTTCAGCCATCTGATGACATGATGCTGATGTTCGATGGTTACTACAAGCAGGCCACTTTGGGGCCTTGCAACGTTCCGAGACCCAATGGCTTCTGGGACCCGAGTGGAAAGGCTATATG GGAAGCGTGGAGCTCTTTGGGAAGTATGACAAAGAAGGAAGCCATGGAGAATTATGTTGAGGACATCCAGCGG ATTTTGGAGACCATTCCGATGTCCGACGAAGTGTCCGATCTGGTAAAGAAGCTTGGCAACTTCTACGCAGAgtcagacagagaagaagatgaagatgaagagaatGAGGTGGACAGGAGACCCTTCACCAGGCCTTTTGCAAACAATGCAG ATGGGCTGATAAAACAATTTGTCAAGCCGACAATGGAAG AGTGGAGGCCTGAGCCGAGGCTGCTGATGGTGGACAAGAGGGTGCGGTCTGAGACCAGGGGGTCCGGCAGCAGCATAGAGCCCAGCATGTACTCCTTCACCAACGGGACACACAGCTCACTCAAcagcgaggtggaggaggaggagctggcctTTTGCATGGAGCCCAGTGTCCAGTGTAACCCCAATATGCACTTTAATGGACACCTGAGTG gtCATATCGATGCTTTTCCTGAAGTAAAACATCGTTCAGACTCCGACAATGAGGAATTCTGTGACTCAATAGATCATCTGGCCGTGGAAGAG GCGATGTCCACATCAAAGACACATTCACCTGGATCAGGAGCTGCCTCGGTGAGGCAAAGGGATCTTTGGTTTGAGAGCAGCACTACCCTTAAGGGAGGAGAGGATCAAGTACTCGTGGGAGCTTCTTACCTTCAAGAAGGGATTAGTTCAAGCCAGCACAACAGCTCCGCGTCAAGTAGAGGGAGAG GTTCGGAGTCGACAAGGACCACCTGCAGCTCTCATCGGTGTACCAGTGTCAATGTCGCCCGCCGCGATGCGTGGCAGAGCGGACATCCAACCGGCTCTGCCAGAGGAGACGTCAATGAGCAAATAGCCGCAGCTCTGCTGCGGCTGCAGCGTGACATGGCGTCGGTGTTGCAGAGGCTGCGGGCGCTGGAGGAGCTTTCGGGGTCACAG tcAAGATCCTCTTCACCAAGGCAGGAGGACTCTCTACGTGTTGCACAAATG TTCCTGAGACCATCTTGGTGGCCTTTTGACTTTTCTCCACTCACTGCCGTGTTGACCGCACTCTGGCCTCCGATCGCCCATTGGCTTGTGCAGCTTTATTTACagcggaggagaag GAAAATCACCTGA
- the LOC120816646 gene encoding acyl-CoA-binding domain-containing protein 5-B isoform X3 produces MTFGAIDVTTASTSPLLRFGMAQEEDTHSLEAKFDAAVKVIQSFPEEGPFQPSDDMMLMFDGYYKQATLGPCNVPRPNGFWDPSGKAIWEAWSSLGSMTKKEAMENYVEDIQRILETIPMSDEVSDLVKKLGNFYAESDREEDEDEENEVDRRPFTRPFANNADGLIKQFVKPTMEEWRPEPRLLMVDKRVRSETRGSGSSIEPSMYSFTNGTHSSLNSEVEEEELAFCMEPSVQCNPNMHFNGHLSGHIDAFPEVKHRSDSDNEEFCDSIDHLAVEEAMSTSKTHSPGSGAASVRQRDLWFESSTTLKGGEDQVLVGASYLQEGISSSQHNSSASSRGRGSESTRTTCSSHRCTSVNVARRDAWQSGHPTGSARGDVNEQIAAALLRLQRDMASVLQRLRALEELSGSQSRSSSPRQEDSLRVAQMFLRPSWWPFDFSPLTAVLTALWPPIAHWLVQLYLQRRRRKIT; encoded by the exons ATGACGTTTGGTGCAATCG ATGTGACGACTGCTTCCACTTCACCCTTGTTGCGATTCGGCATGGCGcaggaggaggacacacacagcctgGAGGCGAAATTTGATGCTGCAGTTAAAGTGATCCAGAGTTTTCCTGAAGAAG GTCCTTTTCAGCCATCTGATGACATGATGCTGATGTTCGATGGTTACTACAAGCAGGCCACTTTGGGGCCTTGCAACGTTCCGAGACCCAATGGCTTCTGGGACCCGAGTGGAAAGGCTATATG GGAAGCGTGGAGCTCTTTGGGAAGTATGACAAAGAAGGAAGCCATGGAGAATTATGTTGAGGACATCCAGCGG ATTTTGGAGACCATTCCGATGTCCGACGAAGTGTCCGATCTGGTAAAGAAGCTTGGCAACTTCTACGCAGAgtcagacagagaagaagatgaagatgaagagaatGAGGTGGACAGGAGACCCTTCACCAGGCCTTTTGCAAACAATGCAG ATGGGCTGATAAAACAATTTGTCAAGCCGACAATGGAAG AGTGGAGGCCTGAGCCGAGGCTGCTGATGGTGGACAAGAGGGTGCGGTCTGAGACCAGGGGGTCCGGCAGCAGCATAGAGCCCAGCATGTACTCCTTCACCAACGGGACACACAGCTCACTCAAcagcgaggtggaggaggaggagctggcctTTTGCATGGAGCCCAGTGTCCAGTGTAACCCCAATATGCACTTTAATGGACACCTGAGTG gtCATATCGATGCTTTTCCTGAAGTAAAACATCGTTCAGACTCCGACAATGAGGAATTCTGTGACTCAATAGATCATCTGGCCGTGGAAGAG GCGATGTCCACATCAAAGACACATTCACCTGGATCAGGAGCTGCCTCGGTGAGGCAAAGGGATCTTTGGTTTGAGAGCAGCACTACCCTTAAGGGAGGAGAGGATCAAGTACTCGTGGGAGCTTCTTACCTTCAAGAAGGGATTAGTTCAAGCCAGCACAACAGCTCCGCGTCAAGTAGAGGGAGAG GTTCGGAGTCGACAAGGACCACCTGCAGCTCTCATCGGTGTACCAGTGTCAATGTCGCCCGCCGCGATGCGTGGCAGAGCGGACATCCAACCGGCTCTGCCAGAGGAGACGTCAATGAGCAAATAGCCGCAGCTCTGCTGCGGCTGCAGCGTGACATGGCGTCGGTGTTGCAGAGGCTGCGGGCGCTGGAGGAGCTTTCGGGGTCACAG tcAAGATCCTCTTCACCAAGGCAGGAGGACTCTCTACGTGTTGCACAAATG TTCCTGAGACCATCTTGGTGGCCTTTTGACTTTTCTCCACTCACTGCCGTGTTGACCGCACTCTGGCCTCCGATCGCCCATTGGCTTGTGCAGCTTTATTTACagcggaggagaag GAAAATCACCTGA
- the LOC120816646 gene encoding acyl-CoA-binding domain-containing protein 5-B isoform X4 yields MTFGAIDVTTASTSPLLRFGMAQEEDTHSLEAKFDAAVKVIQSFPEEGPFQPSDDMMLMFDGYYKQATLGPCNVPRPNGFWDPSGKAIWEAWSSLGSMTKKEAMENYVEDIQRILETIPMSDEVSDLVKKLGNFYAESDREEDEDEENEVDRRPFTRPFANNAEWRPEPRLLMVDKRVRSETRGSGSSIEPSMYSFTNGTHSSLNSEVEEEELAFCMEPSVQCNPNMHFNGHLSGHIDAFPEVKHRSDSDNEEFCDSIDHLAVEEAMSTSKTHSPGSGAASVRQRDLWFESSTTLKGGEDQVLVGASYLQEGISSSQHNSSASSRGRGSESTRTTCSSHRCTSVNVARRDAWQSGHPTGSARGDVNEQIAAALLRLQRDMASVLQRLRALEELSGSQSRSSSPRQEDSLRVAQMFLRPSWWPFDFSPLTAVLTALWPPIAHWLVQLYLQRRRRKIT; encoded by the exons ATGACGTTTGGTGCAATCG ATGTGACGACTGCTTCCACTTCACCCTTGTTGCGATTCGGCATGGCGcaggaggaggacacacacagcctgGAGGCGAAATTTGATGCTGCAGTTAAAGTGATCCAGAGTTTTCCTGAAGAAG GTCCTTTTCAGCCATCTGATGACATGATGCTGATGTTCGATGGTTACTACAAGCAGGCCACTTTGGGGCCTTGCAACGTTCCGAGACCCAATGGCTTCTGGGACCCGAGTGGAAAGGCTATATG GGAAGCGTGGAGCTCTTTGGGAAGTATGACAAAGAAGGAAGCCATGGAGAATTATGTTGAGGACATCCAGCGG ATTTTGGAGACCATTCCGATGTCCGACGAAGTGTCCGATCTGGTAAAGAAGCTTGGCAACTTCTACGCAGAgtcagacagagaagaagatgaagatgaagagaatGAGGTGGACAGGAGACCCTTCACCAGGCCTTTTGCAAACAATGCAG AGTGGAGGCCTGAGCCGAGGCTGCTGATGGTGGACAAGAGGGTGCGGTCTGAGACCAGGGGGTCCGGCAGCAGCATAGAGCCCAGCATGTACTCCTTCACCAACGGGACACACAGCTCACTCAAcagcgaggtggaggaggaggagctggcctTTTGCATGGAGCCCAGTGTCCAGTGTAACCCCAATATGCACTTTAATGGACACCTGAGTG gtCATATCGATGCTTTTCCTGAAGTAAAACATCGTTCAGACTCCGACAATGAGGAATTCTGTGACTCAATAGATCATCTGGCCGTGGAAGAG GCGATGTCCACATCAAAGACACATTCACCTGGATCAGGAGCTGCCTCGGTGAGGCAAAGGGATCTTTGGTTTGAGAGCAGCACTACCCTTAAGGGAGGAGAGGATCAAGTACTCGTGGGAGCTTCTTACCTTCAAGAAGGGATTAGTTCAAGCCAGCACAACAGCTCCGCGTCAAGTAGAGGGAGAG GTTCGGAGTCGACAAGGACCACCTGCAGCTCTCATCGGTGTACCAGTGTCAATGTCGCCCGCCGCGATGCGTGGCAGAGCGGACATCCAACCGGCTCTGCCAGAGGAGACGTCAATGAGCAAATAGCCGCAGCTCTGCTGCGGCTGCAGCGTGACATGGCGTCGGTGTTGCAGAGGCTGCGGGCGCTGGAGGAGCTTTCGGGGTCACAG tcAAGATCCTCTTCACCAAGGCAGGAGGACTCTCTACGTGTTGCACAAATG TTCCTGAGACCATCTTGGTGGCCTTTTGACTTTTCTCCACTCACTGCCGTGTTGACCGCACTCTGGCCTCCGATCGCCCATTGGCTTGTGCAGCTTTATTTACagcggaggagaag GAAAATCACCTGA